Sequence from the Candidatus Hydrogenedentota bacterium genome:
GACACCCCCATGCAGCGACGCGAGTTTCTGAGGACCACGGGCGCCCTGCTGGCGGGCGGGGCACTGGCGCGCGCCGCAGGCACGGCGGAACAGGCGGCCACACCGCCGAACATCATCCTGATCCTGGCGGATGACCTGGGCTACGGCGACTTGGGCTGTTATGGCCAGCGCCTCCTGGAGACGCCGAACATTGACCGGCTCGCCGCGGAGGGGCTGCGGTTCACGCAGGCCTATGCGGGCGGCCCCGTGTGCGCGCCCTCACGGTGCGCCCTCATGACCGGGCTGCACGGCGGCCACGGCGTGGTGCGCGACAACATCCCCCACTACCCCGCCTATCTTGGGGAGGGGGACATCACAGCCGCCAAGGTGCTCCGCGGCGCCGGGTACCGCTGCGGCGGCGTGGGCAAGTGGTCGCTGGGCGACGCCGGGACCGTGGGGCGCGCCACCAACCAGGGGTTTGACACGTGGTTCGGCTATCTCAACCAGGACCACGCCCACTACTACTACACGGAGTACCTCGACGATGACGAGGGGCGGCTGGACCTCAAGGGAAACGGTGAGTCCCGCGAGCACTACAGCCATGACCTGATGGCGGAGCGCGCCCTCCGCTTTGTGCGCGAACACAGGGACGGCCCGTTCTTCCTGTATGCCGCCTTCACGCTGCCCCATTTCTCCAGTGACGACGAGGATCCCGACGGCTTCGCCGTCCCCTCGACGGAACCCTTTACCGGAAGGGACTGGGACGAGCGCACGAAGAAGTACGCCGCCATGGTCCACCGGCTCGACCGGGATGTCGGACGTCTGACAGACTTGGTGGAGGAACTCGGCCTTACGGAAAACACGCTCATCCTCTTCGCCAGCGACAACGGCGGACACCGGGACGTCCCGGACCCCGTCCGCACCGGCGGCCCGCTGCGCGGCTTCAAGTCCGAACTCACCGAGGGCGGCATCCGGGTGCCCCTCATCGCCCGCTGGCCCGGCGTGGTTCCGGCGGGAAAGACCAGCGATGAGATCGTCGCGTTCTGGGATCTCCTGCCGACCTTCGCCGAACTGGCCGGGACCGCCTCGCCCGAAAAGCTGGACGGGGTGTCCATCGTCCCCGCGCT
This genomic interval carries:
- a CDS encoding arylsulfatase, with the translated sequence MQRREFLRTTGALLAGGALARAAGTAEQAATPPNIILILADDLGYGDLGCYGQRLLETPNIDRLAAEGLRFTQAYAGGPVCAPSRCALMTGLHGGHGVVRDNIPHYPAYLGEGDITAAKVLRGAGYRCGGVGKWSLGDAGTVGRATNQGFDTWFGYLNQDHAHYYYTEYLDDDEGRLDLKGNGESREHYSHDLMAERALRFVREHRDGPFFLYAAFTLPHFSSDDEDPDGFAVPSTEPFTGRDWDERTKKYAAMVHRLDRDVGRLTDLVEELGLTENTLILFASDNGGHRDVPDPVRTGGPLRGFKSELTEGGIRVPLIARWPGVVPAGKTSDEIVAFWDLLPTFAELAGTASPEKLDGVSIVPALKGGALEQPREYLYWDYGHCRDRYDQAVRMGRWKGIRLGSGGKIQLYDLEKDLGETSDLAEKHPDIVQRMEELMREAVTPSPRYPVGVEYKGKPLWKKATHGPAEVNKRQPKALNTQAE